One Echeneis naucrates chromosome 16, fEcheNa1.1, whole genome shotgun sequence DNA window includes the following coding sequences:
- the rep15 gene encoding rab15 effector protein, with protein MGQIFSKSTSEPLQAKFFSSAKRSPPSQPPFDQNISRPSIFSTLRRPPVVKPNDFIPLFNDCISAASSRTQEYLLFKDPEDKFHPSPDVLTQVFLMTYITQSVCLNLTDAFNCTAMTPEQRILLGADWVWAVLEKPTKNPRIQIAVQVLHLPEREDAEENAIAVEGCSESLQMAQIESSSKTTYERLVGFCTSIGKDCYALFLFFGKRNDKENIYGVLSNNFEAAIGKCNKIDRPFIENFFKGSRYLHTPSGMMQALMSKKEGDPLTLMIKFS; from the exons ATGGGCCAGATATTCAGCAAGTCCACCTCTGAACCCCTGCAGGCTAAATTCTTCTCCTCTGCTAAACGCAGCCCCCCAAGCCAACCACCCTTTGATCAGAACATTTCACGGCCAAGTATCTTTTCCACACTGAGGAGGCCCCCCGTCGTCAAGCCCAATGATTTCATACCTCTATTCAACGACTGTATCTCTGCCGCCTCATCCAGAACTCAGGAATATCTCCTCTTCAAGGACCCAGAGGACAAGTTCCACCCGAGCCCTGACGTGCTGACACAG GTCTTCCTGATGACCTACATCACCCAGAGCGTCTGCCTCAACTTGACAGATGCCTTCAACTGCACAGCCATGACTCCTGAGCAGCGTATACTCCTGGGGGCTGACTGGGTCTGGGCCGTGCTGGAGAAGCCCACCAAGAACCCCCGGATCCAGATCGCCGTGCAGGTACTTCATCTGCCGGAGAGAGAGGATGCTGAGGAGAACGCCATCGCCGTGGAAGGCTGCAGTGAATCGCTCCAGATGGCACAGATAGAGTCCAGCAGTAAGACCACGTATGAAAGGTTAGTGGGCTTCTGCACCTCCATTGGCAAGGATTGCTACGCCCTCTTCTTGTTCTTTGGGAAGAGAAATGACAAGGAGAACATCTATGGAGTCCTCAGCAACAATTTTGAGGCAGCCATCGGGAAATGCAACAAGATTGACAGACCATTTATTGAGAACTTCTTCAAAGGTTCACGGTATCTCCACACACCCTCAGGGATGATGCAGGCTCTCATGTCCAAGAAAGAGGGGGATCCTCTCACTCTCATGATTAAGTTTAGCTGA
- the poglut3 gene encoding protein O-glucosyltransferase 3 isoform X2, whose amino-acid sequence MVCPLSAHSVNPTRSGSLCRALILVVSISINFGPGECEDVSPERCLLWGPGLQPGSVLPVRFFFIQAVHSNGLNLTVSPGKDAFKVRISSLDKKEHIRIHVPPPLDRGDGSFLVRYRLYGSARTGLKVEVLHRDAAVAGSPYTLQGPIYHEYCDCPEPDASAWQSVMQCPTEEPQILADFKSFPTVDLQHIRQEVPLRFSNRGGLIHYAIINNQLHRRTLGKYTDFKMFSDEMLLSLMRKVRVPDVEFFINVGDWPLETRKSDAVPVLSWCGSTDTRDIVLPTYEVTHSTLETMRGVTNDLLSVQGNTGPPWTNKTEQAFFRGRDSREERLNLVSLSKKNPELLDAGITGWFFFRDREKHVGKAPLVGFFDFFKYKYQVNVDGTVAAYRFPYLMLGNSLVLKQDSQYYEHFYSYLKAGAHFIPVKRNLSDLLEKIQWAKEYSERQTGTPTRHVDMEMVPQPDDHTAACTCERIAHKGADMKDEL is encoded by the exons ATGGTGTGTCCGCTCTCTGCACACTCAGTTAACCCAACCCGGAGCGGCTCACTGTGTCGGGCTTTGATTTTAGTCGTATCCATCAGCATTAACTTCGGACCGGGGGAGTGTGAGGACGTCAGCCCGGAGAGATGCCTCCTCTGGGGCCCCGGGCTGCAGCCCGGCTCGGTGCTGCCGGTCCGCTTCTTCTTCATTCAGGCGGTTCATTCAAACGGACTCAACCTGACTGTGTCTCCAG gtaaAGACGCGTTCAAAGTGAGGATTAGCTCTCTGGACAAGAAGGAGCACATCCGTATCCACGTCCCTCCGCCTCTGGACAGAGGGGACGGCTCCTTCCTGGTCCGGTACCGGCTCTACGGCTCGGCCCGGACCGGTCTGAAGGTGGAGGTCCTGCACCGGGATGCCGCCGTGGCCGGGTCTCCTTACACCCTGCAAG GTCCGATTTATCATGAGTACTGTGACTGTCCTGAACCCGACGCCTCTGCCTGGCAGAGCGTCATGCAGTGTCCCACTGAAGAGCCTCAGATCCTGGCCGACTTTAAATCCTTCCCCACCGTTGACCTGCAGCacatcagacaggaagtgccTCTCCGGTTCTCTAACAGGGGAGGCCTCATTCACTACGCCATCATCAACAACCAGCTACATCGCCGTACTCTGGGGAAATACACCGACTTCAAGATGTTCTCTGATGAAATGCTGCTCTCTCTCATGAGAAAa GTTAGGGTTCCTGATGTGGAGTTCTTCATCAATGTTGGTGACTGGCCGTTAGAAACCAGGAAGTCGGACGCTGTCCCAGTCTTGTCGTGGTGTGGCTCCACAGACACACGAGACATTGTCCTTCCCACTTATGAAGTCACTCACTCCACCCTGGAGACCATGAGGGGTGTCACCAATGACCTGCTGTCTGTCCAGGGAAACACAG gGCCTCCGTGGACTAACAAAACAGAGCAAGCGTTTTTCCGAGGCCGGGACAGTCGAGAGGAACGTCTTAACCTGGTCTCTTTGTCCAAGAAGAACCCTGAGCTGCTGGATGCAGGCATCACAGGATGGTTCttcttcagagacagagagaaacatgtAGGCAAAGCACCACTGGTTGGATTCTTTGACTTCTTCAAG TACAAGTACCAGGTGAATGTGGACGGAACAGTCGCAGCGTATCGCTTTCCTTACCTGATGCTCGGTAACAGTCTGGTACTGAAGCAGGACTCGCAGTATTATGAACATTTCTACAGCTATTTAAAGGCAGGCGCTCACTTCATCCCTGTGAAGAGAAACCTGTCAGACCTTCTGGAGAAAATTCAATGGGCCAAGGA GTACTCAGAGCGACAAACAGGCACGCCCACACGACACGTCGACATGGAGATGGTGCCTCAGCCAGACGACCACACTGCTGCATGCACGTGTGAGCGGATCGCCCACAAAGGAGCCGACATGAAAGATGAACTGTAA
- the poglut3 gene encoding protein O-glucosyltransferase 3 isoform X1 — protein sequence MVCPLSAHSVNPTRSGSLCRALILVVSISINFGPGECEDVSPERCLLWGPGLQPGSVLPVRFFFIQAVHSNGLNLTVSPGKDAFKVRISSLDKKEHIRIHVPPPLDRGDGSFLVRYRLYGSARTGLKVEVLHRDAAVAGSPYTLQGPIYHEYCDCPEPDASAWQSVMQCPTEEPQILADFKSFPTVDLQHIRQEVPLRFSNRGGLIHYAIINNQLHRRTLGKYTDFKMFSDEMLLSLMRKVRVPDVEFFINVGDWPLETRKSDAVPVLSWCGSTDTRDIVLPTYEVTHSTLETMRGVTNDLLSVQGNTGPPWTNKTEQAFFRGRDSREERLNLVSLSKKNPELLDAGITGWFFFRDREKHVGKAPLVGFFDFFKYKYQVNVDGTVAAYRFPYLMLGNSLVLKQDSQYYEHFYSYLKAGAHFIPVKRNLSDLLEKIQWAKENDAEAQEVARAGQALARQLLQPSRLYCYYYRVLHMYSERQTGTPTRHVDMEMVPQPDDHTAACTCERIAHKGADMKDEL from the exons ATGGTGTGTCCGCTCTCTGCACACTCAGTTAACCCAACCCGGAGCGGCTCACTGTGTCGGGCTTTGATTTTAGTCGTATCCATCAGCATTAACTTCGGACCGGGGGAGTGTGAGGACGTCAGCCCGGAGAGATGCCTCCTCTGGGGCCCCGGGCTGCAGCCCGGCTCGGTGCTGCCGGTCCGCTTCTTCTTCATTCAGGCGGTTCATTCAAACGGACTCAACCTGACTGTGTCTCCAG gtaaAGACGCGTTCAAAGTGAGGATTAGCTCTCTGGACAAGAAGGAGCACATCCGTATCCACGTCCCTCCGCCTCTGGACAGAGGGGACGGCTCCTTCCTGGTCCGGTACCGGCTCTACGGCTCGGCCCGGACCGGTCTGAAGGTGGAGGTCCTGCACCGGGATGCCGCCGTGGCCGGGTCTCCTTACACCCTGCAAG GTCCGATTTATCATGAGTACTGTGACTGTCCTGAACCCGACGCCTCTGCCTGGCAGAGCGTCATGCAGTGTCCCACTGAAGAGCCTCAGATCCTGGCCGACTTTAAATCCTTCCCCACCGTTGACCTGCAGCacatcagacaggaagtgccTCTCCGGTTCTCTAACAGGGGAGGCCTCATTCACTACGCCATCATCAACAACCAGCTACATCGCCGTACTCTGGGGAAATACACCGACTTCAAGATGTTCTCTGATGAAATGCTGCTCTCTCTCATGAGAAAa GTTAGGGTTCCTGATGTGGAGTTCTTCATCAATGTTGGTGACTGGCCGTTAGAAACCAGGAAGTCGGACGCTGTCCCAGTCTTGTCGTGGTGTGGCTCCACAGACACACGAGACATTGTCCTTCCCACTTATGAAGTCACTCACTCCACCCTGGAGACCATGAGGGGTGTCACCAATGACCTGCTGTCTGTCCAGGGAAACACAG gGCCTCCGTGGACTAACAAAACAGAGCAAGCGTTTTTCCGAGGCCGGGACAGTCGAGAGGAACGTCTTAACCTGGTCTCTTTGTCCAAGAAGAACCCTGAGCTGCTGGATGCAGGCATCACAGGATGGTTCttcttcagagacagagagaaacatgtAGGCAAAGCACCACTGGTTGGATTCTTTGACTTCTTCAAG TACAAGTACCAGGTGAATGTGGACGGAACAGTCGCAGCGTATCGCTTTCCTTACCTGATGCTCGGTAACAGTCTGGTACTGAAGCAGGACTCGCAGTATTATGAACATTTCTACAGCTATTTAAAGGCAGGCGCTCACTTCATCCCTGTGAAGAGAAACCTGTCAGACCTTCTGGAGAAAATTCAATGGGCCAAGGAGAACGACGCTGAAGCCCAGGAGGTGGCCAGAGCGGGTCAGGCACTGGccagacagctgctgcagcccagCAGACTGTACTGTTACTATTACAGGGTGCTGCACATGTACTCAGAGCGACAAACAGGCACGCCCACACGACACGTCGACATGGAGATGGTGCCTCAGCCAGACGACCACACTGCTGCATGCACGTGTGAGCGGATCGCCCACAAAGGAGCCGACATGAAAGATGAACTGTAA
- the poglut3 gene encoding protein O-glucosyltransferase 3 isoform X3 — protein sequence MVCPLSAHSVNPTRSGSLCRALILVVSISINFGPGECEDVSPERCLLWGPGLQPGSVLPVRFFFIQAVHSNGLNLTVSPGKDAFKVRISSLDKKEHIRIHVPPPLDRGDGSFLVRYRLYGSARTGLKVEVLHRDAAVAGSPYTLQGPIYHEYCDCPEPDASAWQSVMQCPTEEPQILADFKSFPTVDLQHIRQEVPLRFSNRGGLIHYAIINNQLHRRTLGKYTDFKMFSDEMLLSLMRKYKYQVNVDGTVAAYRFPYLMLGNSLVLKQDSQYYEHFYSYLKAGAHFIPVKRNLSDLLEKIQWAKENDAEAQEVARAGQALARQLLQPSRLYCYYYRVLHMYSERQTGTPTRHVDMEMVPQPDDHTAACTCERIAHKGADMKDEL from the exons ATGGTGTGTCCGCTCTCTGCACACTCAGTTAACCCAACCCGGAGCGGCTCACTGTGTCGGGCTTTGATTTTAGTCGTATCCATCAGCATTAACTTCGGACCGGGGGAGTGTGAGGACGTCAGCCCGGAGAGATGCCTCCTCTGGGGCCCCGGGCTGCAGCCCGGCTCGGTGCTGCCGGTCCGCTTCTTCTTCATTCAGGCGGTTCATTCAAACGGACTCAACCTGACTGTGTCTCCAG gtaaAGACGCGTTCAAAGTGAGGATTAGCTCTCTGGACAAGAAGGAGCACATCCGTATCCACGTCCCTCCGCCTCTGGACAGAGGGGACGGCTCCTTCCTGGTCCGGTACCGGCTCTACGGCTCGGCCCGGACCGGTCTGAAGGTGGAGGTCCTGCACCGGGATGCCGCCGTGGCCGGGTCTCCTTACACCCTGCAAG GTCCGATTTATCATGAGTACTGTGACTGTCCTGAACCCGACGCCTCTGCCTGGCAGAGCGTCATGCAGTGTCCCACTGAAGAGCCTCAGATCCTGGCCGACTTTAAATCCTTCCCCACCGTTGACCTGCAGCacatcagacaggaagtgccTCTCCGGTTCTCTAACAGGGGAGGCCTCATTCACTACGCCATCATCAACAACCAGCTACATCGCCGTACTCTGGGGAAATACACCGACTTCAAGATGTTCTCTGATGAAATGCTGCTCTCTCTCATGAGAAAa TACAAGTACCAGGTGAATGTGGACGGAACAGTCGCAGCGTATCGCTTTCCTTACCTGATGCTCGGTAACAGTCTGGTACTGAAGCAGGACTCGCAGTATTATGAACATTTCTACAGCTATTTAAAGGCAGGCGCTCACTTCATCCCTGTGAAGAGAAACCTGTCAGACCTTCTGGAGAAAATTCAATGGGCCAAGGAGAACGACGCTGAAGCCCAGGAGGTGGCCAGAGCGGGTCAGGCACTGGccagacagctgctgcagcccagCAGACTGTACTGTTACTATTACAGGGTGCTGCACATGTACTCAGAGCGACAAACAGGCACGCCCACACGACACGTCGACATGGAGATGGTGCCTCAGCCAGACGACCACACTGCTGCATGCACGTGTGAGCGGATCGCCCACAAAGGAGCCGACATGAAAGATGAACTGTAA
- the cyb5r2 gene encoding NADH-cytochrome b5 reductase 2 isoform X2 — protein MDQNLVIPVVAAFSVVVVTALYFLLRGSSGGRKLPVTLQDPTVKYSLPLINKQEISHDTKKFRFGLPSGFHILGLPVGQHVYLSAKVNGSLVVRAYTPVSSDEDQGYVDLVVKVYYKNCHPSFPEGGKMSQYLDSMAIGDSIDFRGPSGLLVYKGNGQFSIRPDKKSEPRVRRFKHIAMVAGGTGVTPMLQLIRRITADPADNTQCSLIFANQTEKDILLREELEEAKKNHPDKVKLWFTLDKPPQDWSYSSGFVTYDMIKDHLPAPSSDVLVVLCGPPPMIQKACLPNLEKLGHKTENIFSY, from the exons atGGACCAGAACTTG GTGATCCCGGTGGTGGCGGCCTTTTCTGTGGTGGTTGTGACGGCCCTGTACTTTCTCCTTCGAGGTTCTTCAGGAGGGAGGAAGCTGCCTGTCACTCTGCAGGACCCCACAGTCAAATATTCCCTTCCCCTCATAAACAAACAG GAAATTAGTCATGACACAAAGAAATTTCGGTTCGGCCTTCCATCCGGATTTCATATCCTTGGACTGCCAGTCG GTCAGCACGTTTACCTGTCGGCCAAAGTGAACGGCAGTCTGGTGGTCAGGGCCTACACTCCGGTCTCCAGTGATGAGGACCAGGGATACGTTGACCTCGTCGTGAAG GTGTACTACAAGAACTGTCACCCCTCCTTCCCAGAGGGAGGGAAGATGTCTCAGTACCTGGACAGCATGGCTATCGGGGACAGCATTGACTTCAGGGGCCCCAGTGGACTGCTGGTCTATAAGGGAAACG GTCAGTTTTCCATCCGACCAGACAAGAAGTCCGAGCCCAGAGTTCGCAGGTTTAAACACATCGCAATGGTCGCTGGAGGAACAG GTGTCACCCCCATGCTGCAGTTAATCCGCAGGATCACAGCAGACCCAGCTGACAACACCCAGTGCTCTCTGATTTTTGCCAACCAG ACTGAAAAGGATATTCTGCtgagggaggagctggaggaagcgAAGAAGAATCATCCTGACAAAGTCAAGCTCTGGTTTACGCTTGACAAACCTCCGCAGG ACTGGAGCTACAGTTCAGGATTTGTGACTTATGACATGATCAAGGATCACCTCCCTGCACCGTCCTCCGATGTCCTTGTTGTCCTGTGTGGTCCTCCACCGATGATACAGAAGGCCTGTTTGCCAAATCTGGAAAAGCTGGggcacaaaacagaaaacatctttTCTTACTAG
- the cyb5r2 gene encoding NADH-cytochrome b5 reductase 2 isoform X1, which yields MRNHSASFLTLSLSVIFASQVIPVVAAFSVVVVTALYFLLRGSSGGRKLPVTLQDPTVKYSLPLINKQEISHDTKKFRFGLPSGFHILGLPVGQHVYLSAKVNGSLVVRAYTPVSSDEDQGYVDLVVKVYYKNCHPSFPEGGKMSQYLDSMAIGDSIDFRGPSGLLVYKGNGQFSIRPDKKSEPRVRRFKHIAMVAGGTGVTPMLQLIRRITADPADNTQCSLIFANQTEKDILLREELEEAKKNHPDKVKLWFTLDKPPQDWSYSSGFVTYDMIKDHLPAPSSDVLVVLCGPPPMIQKACLPNLEKLGHKTENIFSY from the exons ATGAGAAACCACTCTGCTTCTTTTCTCACGCTGTCTCTATCTGTGATCTTTGCCTCGCAGGTGATCCCGGTGGTGGCGGCCTTTTCTGTGGTGGTTGTGACGGCCCTGTACTTTCTCCTTCGAGGTTCTTCAGGAGGGAGGAAGCTGCCTGTCACTCTGCAGGACCCCACAGTCAAATATTCCCTTCCCCTCATAAACAAACAG GAAATTAGTCATGACACAAAGAAATTTCGGTTCGGCCTTCCATCCGGATTTCATATCCTTGGACTGCCAGTCG GTCAGCACGTTTACCTGTCGGCCAAAGTGAACGGCAGTCTGGTGGTCAGGGCCTACACTCCGGTCTCCAGTGATGAGGACCAGGGATACGTTGACCTCGTCGTGAAG GTGTACTACAAGAACTGTCACCCCTCCTTCCCAGAGGGAGGGAAGATGTCTCAGTACCTGGACAGCATGGCTATCGGGGACAGCATTGACTTCAGGGGCCCCAGTGGACTGCTGGTCTATAAGGGAAACG GTCAGTTTTCCATCCGACCAGACAAGAAGTCCGAGCCCAGAGTTCGCAGGTTTAAACACATCGCAATGGTCGCTGGAGGAACAG GTGTCACCCCCATGCTGCAGTTAATCCGCAGGATCACAGCAGACCCAGCTGACAACACCCAGTGCTCTCTGATTTTTGCCAACCAG ACTGAAAAGGATATTCTGCtgagggaggagctggaggaagcgAAGAAGAATCATCCTGACAAAGTCAAGCTCTGGTTTACGCTTGACAAACCTCCGCAGG ACTGGAGCTACAGTTCAGGATTTGTGACTTATGACATGATCAAGGATCACCTCCCTGCACCGTCCTCCGATGTCCTTGTTGTCCTGTGTGGTCCTCCACCGATGATACAGAAGGCCTGTTTGCCAAATCTGGAAAAGCTGGggcacaaaacagaaaacatctttTCTTACTAG
- the LOC115056933 gene encoding ovochymase-2 isoform X2 has product MRAAAALLSLCFWVNAVVRAAQTGSKCGVPHVWSPMVQSLRVVGGAEAQHGSHPWLVSLQVKGSHFCGGSILTERWIMTAAHCFTSLSKEYLSGLRVVVGEFDHRVDDEEEQVFGIKTVSVHEKYHHASPMSHDIALLELDQDIRLGVHVLPICLPLPDEKILPKTSCIVGGWGRMKEKGRLPAVLREVWLDLVDPAKCRYVLQTVKGTARPQPAMTVLCAGPERGGRDACQGDSGGPLVCPAASGGGHWVALGVTSWGKGCGRSWGNNSSRLPSKRGSPGVFTDIRLLLPWIKRKLREALADKQPQQAMRASRLCSVSDGPVTDSEGVIRNPALPTDHYGNNELCVWSISVPPGHFLLLEFEQFDVENDSYCRYDRLTVSVGTHKPVGIFCGSVPRTPLLLIHSQNATLLFSSDTSRAGSGFAVRYRAVEGRSDPGCGTVVLVQNQTIVHTPNYPQSYSNDCVLRWVIYAPRGHVVKLEFADVELEESDGCLYDSLTVLGDVERTEEIAVLCGGGVPPPVLSYHSVMVLQFTSDSSITHRGFRAALSFISHTDLRHGDGRQPQLTAEQQHVTSYVNLDVADPDVQRPGRRARPLQRTAEDPRPPVDLVSDDDDDGGESSGTE; this is encoded by the exons AtgagggctgctgctgctctgctctcgCTCTGTTTTTGGGTAAACGCTGTCGTCCGCGCTGCTCAGACAG GGTCAAAGTGTGGAGTCCCTCATGTGTGGAGCCCCATGGTTCAGTCTCTGAGGGTGGTTGGGGGCGCCGAGGCCCAACATGGATCCCACCCATGGCTG GTTTCCCTGCAGGTGAAGGGCTCTCATTTCTGTGGGGGGTCCATCCTGACCGAGCGCTGGATAATGACGGCTGCACACTGTTTCACATCCCTGTCCAA GGAGTATCTCAGTGGGCTCCGAGTGGTTGTGGGAGAGTTTGATCATCGGGTGGAcgatgaggaggagcaggtcTTTGGCATCAAGACTGTCTCGGTGCACGAGAAGTACCATCATGCTTCACCTATGAGTCACGACATCGCTCTGCTGGAGTTGGATCAGGACATCCGACTTG GGGTCCATGTCCTGCCGATATGTCTACCTTTGCCTGATGAGAAAATCCTTCCCAAAACCAGTTGCATTGTGGGTGGATGGGGCAGGATGAAGGAAA AGGGTCGTCTTCCTGCAGTACTGAGAGAGGTCTGGCTGGACTTGGTGGACCCAGCCAAATGCAGATATGTCCTCCAGACTGTCAAAGGAACAGCCCGTCCTCAGCCAGCCATGACAGTCCTGTGTGCCGGGccggagagaggagggagggacgCCTGTCAG GGAGACTCAGGGGGTCCTCTCGTGTGTCCAGCAGCATCAGGCGGGGGTCACTGGGTGGCCCTGGGTGTCACCTCCTGGGGTAAAGGATGTGGTCGGAGCTGGGGAAACAACAGCAGCCGCCTCCCTTCCAAAAGAGGATCTCCGGGGGTTTTCACGGAcatcaggctgctgctgccctgGATCAAACGTAAACTGAGAGAGG CTTTAGCAGATAAGCAGCCGCAGCAGGCGATGAGAGCATCGA ggctCTGCAGTGTGAGTGATGGGCCTGTAACTGACAGTGAGGGAGTGATCAGAAACCCCGCCCTCCCCACCGATCACTATGGCAACAATGA GTTGTGCGTGTGGAGTATCAGTGTGCCTCCAGGTCATTTTCTTCTGCTGGAGTTTGAGCAGTTCGATGTGGAAAATGACTCTTACTGCCGCTACGATCGACTCACCGTGTCAGTCGGGACCCACAAGCCTGTCG GAATATTCTGTGGAAGTGTCCCACGCACCCCGCTGCTTCTCATCCACTCCCAGAATGCAAcacttctcttctcctctgacaCGAGCAGAGCAGGAAGTGGCTTTGCCGTGCGGTATCGTGCTGTTGAGGGACGCTCTGATCCCG GATGTGGGACAGTTGTTCTAGTTCAAAATCAAACTATTGTCCACACCCCAAATTACCCACAATCCTACAGCAATGACTGTGTCCTCCGCTGGGTCATCTACGCTCCGCGGGGCCACGTTGTGAAG cTGGAGTTTGCTGATGTCGAGCTGGAGGAGTCAGATGGATGTTTGTATGATTCCCTCACGGTCCTGGGAGACGTGGAGCGAACGGAGGAGATCG CGGTGCTGTGCGGCGGTGGCgtccctcctcctgtcctgtcctaCCACAGTGTCATGGTGCTGCAGTTCACCTcagacagcagcatcacacacagagGCTTCAGGGCGGCGCTAAGCTTCATCAGccacacag accTTCGCCATGGTGACGGACGCCAGCCTCAGCTGACAGCGGAGCAGCAACACGTGACGTCATATG TGAACCTGGACGTAGCCGACCCAGATGTGCAGAGGCCCGGCAGGAGAGCCCGACCCCTCCAGAGGACTGCAGAGGATCCCAGACCGCCTGTGGACCTGGTCTcagatgatgacgatgacggTGGAGAATCCTCAGGGACTGAGTAG
- the LOC115056933 gene encoding ovochymase-2 isoform X1 translates to MRAAAALLSLCFWVNAVVRAAQTGSKCGVPHVWSPMVQSLRVVGGAEAQHGSHPWLVSLQVKGSHFCGGSILTERWIMTAAHCFTSLSKEYLSGLRVVVGEFDHRVDDEEEQVFGIKTVSVHEKYHHASPMSHDIALLELDQDIRLGVHVLPICLPLPDEKILPKTSCIVGGWGRMKEKGRLPAVLREVWLDLVDPAKCRYVLQTVKGTARPQPAMTVLCAGPERGGRDACQGDSGGPLVCPAASGGGHWVALGVTSWGKGCGRSWGNNSSRLPSKRGSPGVFTDIRLLLPWIKRKLREALADKQPQQAMRASRLCSVSDGPVTDSEGVIRNPALPTDHYGNNELCVWSISVPPGHFLLLEFEQFDVENDSYCRYDRLTVSVGTHKPVGIFCGSVPRTPLLLIHSQNATLLFSSDTSRAGSGFAVRYRAVEGRSDPGCGTVVLVQNQTIVHTPNYPQSYSNDCVLRWVIYAPRGHVVKVIIVCRLFIFIPNSSVISCCCVSQLEFADVELEESDGCLYDSLTVLGDVERTEEIAVLCGGGVPPPVLSYHSVMVLQFTSDSSITHRGFRAALSFISHTDLRHGDGRQPQLTAEQQHVTSYVNLDVADPDVQRPGRRARPLQRTAEDPRPPVDLVSDDDDDGGESSGTE, encoded by the exons AtgagggctgctgctgctctgctctcgCTCTGTTTTTGGGTAAACGCTGTCGTCCGCGCTGCTCAGACAG GGTCAAAGTGTGGAGTCCCTCATGTGTGGAGCCCCATGGTTCAGTCTCTGAGGGTGGTTGGGGGCGCCGAGGCCCAACATGGATCCCACCCATGGCTG GTTTCCCTGCAGGTGAAGGGCTCTCATTTCTGTGGGGGGTCCATCCTGACCGAGCGCTGGATAATGACGGCTGCACACTGTTTCACATCCCTGTCCAA GGAGTATCTCAGTGGGCTCCGAGTGGTTGTGGGAGAGTTTGATCATCGGGTGGAcgatgaggaggagcaggtcTTTGGCATCAAGACTGTCTCGGTGCACGAGAAGTACCATCATGCTTCACCTATGAGTCACGACATCGCTCTGCTGGAGTTGGATCAGGACATCCGACTTG GGGTCCATGTCCTGCCGATATGTCTACCTTTGCCTGATGAGAAAATCCTTCCCAAAACCAGTTGCATTGTGGGTGGATGGGGCAGGATGAAGGAAA AGGGTCGTCTTCCTGCAGTACTGAGAGAGGTCTGGCTGGACTTGGTGGACCCAGCCAAATGCAGATATGTCCTCCAGACTGTCAAAGGAACAGCCCGTCCTCAGCCAGCCATGACAGTCCTGTGTGCCGGGccggagagaggagggagggacgCCTGTCAG GGAGACTCAGGGGGTCCTCTCGTGTGTCCAGCAGCATCAGGCGGGGGTCACTGGGTGGCCCTGGGTGTCACCTCCTGGGGTAAAGGATGTGGTCGGAGCTGGGGAAACAACAGCAGCCGCCTCCCTTCCAAAAGAGGATCTCCGGGGGTTTTCACGGAcatcaggctgctgctgccctgGATCAAACGTAAACTGAGAGAGG CTTTAGCAGATAAGCAGCCGCAGCAGGCGATGAGAGCATCGA ggctCTGCAGTGTGAGTGATGGGCCTGTAACTGACAGTGAGGGAGTGATCAGAAACCCCGCCCTCCCCACCGATCACTATGGCAACAATGA GTTGTGCGTGTGGAGTATCAGTGTGCCTCCAGGTCATTTTCTTCTGCTGGAGTTTGAGCAGTTCGATGTGGAAAATGACTCTTACTGCCGCTACGATCGACTCACCGTGTCAGTCGGGACCCACAAGCCTGTCG GAATATTCTGTGGAAGTGTCCCACGCACCCCGCTGCTTCTCATCCACTCCCAGAATGCAAcacttctcttctcctctgacaCGAGCAGAGCAGGAAGTGGCTTTGCCGTGCGGTATCGTGCTGTTGAGGGACGCTCTGATCCCG GATGTGGGACAGTTGTTCTAGTTCAAAATCAAACTATTGTCCACACCCCAAATTACCCACAATCCTACAGCAATGACTGTGTCCTCCGCTGGGTCATCTACGCTCCGCGGGGCCACGTTGTGAAGGTGATTATTGTTTgcagattgtttatttttatcccAAACAGCTCAGTAATCagttgctgttgtgtgtctcagcTGGAGTTTGCTGATGTCGAGCTGGAGGAGTCAGATGGATGTTTGTATGATTCCCTCACGGTCCTGGGAGACGTGGAGCGAACGGAGGAGATCG CGGTGCTGTGCGGCGGTGGCgtccctcctcctgtcctgtcctaCCACAGTGTCATGGTGCTGCAGTTCACCTcagacagcagcatcacacacagagGCTTCAGGGCGGCGCTAAGCTTCATCAGccacacag accTTCGCCATGGTGACGGACGCCAGCCTCAGCTGACAGCGGAGCAGCAACACGTGACGTCATATG TGAACCTGGACGTAGCCGACCCAGATGTGCAGAGGCCCGGCAGGAGAGCCCGACCCCTCCAGAGGACTGCAGAGGATCCCAGACCGCCTGTGGACCTGGTCTcagatgatgacgatgacggTGGAGAATCCTCAGGGACTGAGTAG